A part of Myxococcus landrumus genomic DNA contains:
- a CDS encoding EscU/YscU/HrcU family type III secretion system export apparatus switch protein, with protein sequence MSDDAEIAIALKYDKEKDSAPRVVAKGLRLKAEKIRAIAKEHNIPIMRNVPLANALYRVEVGQEVPEELYDAVAEVLNFIYELQREHAAAGGR encoded by the coding sequence ATGAGTGACGACGCCGAAATCGCCATCGCGCTGAAGTACGACAAGGAGAAGGACAGCGCCCCGCGTGTGGTGGCCAAGGGCCTGCGGCTCAAGGCGGAGAAGATTCGCGCCATCGCCAAGGAGCACAACATCCCCATCATGCGCAACGTGCCCCTGGCCAACGCGCTGTACCGGGTGGAGGTCGGGCAGGAAGTGCCCGAGGAGCTCTACGACGCGGTGGCCGAGGTCCTCAACTTCATCTACGAGCTCCAGCGCGAGCACGCGGCCGCCGGCGGCCGGTAG
- the sctQ gene encoding type III secretion system cytoplasmic ring protein SctQ, producing MSLEPDDEGPGMHERTMLVDLRQLKPMRPAPVEQPPEEPVAAPEAAEDPDTVDQVARGWEPFTFKGLEKVSKAQGQLAHRMRWLTPSDGTLSQISARLKGLFDAEVRLSLESVQVRPMEELRRFLGDPTFLAVLAPGALQGRAVLEVELALAHTAVDLLLGGAGETVGLRPLTDIEEGVMGYVILESLRVLVPALQAGVPRPRLDGVARGVDEVSARLGDDAPMLTVHLNANLGPHVGMVRLVVPSAVLAAAEPAVASVQRNALKKADMAAHAGRLSAVRSWLRAEIGTAELTTHDLASLRVKDVVLVDVLSARPDRGEPGTAQLRVGTGRAGRAEAEVFVDEDGHYKARIVDIIPGEPGNPRSATEEGGGRDEEEDFTNPELDVPPELEGAPLDDVNKPDGSDLLGDLPLQIAVELARIPVTAEQVVGMRAGQVIELGRGPGEPVELSVNGKVVARGELVEMEGQLGVRVTNLAG from the coding sequence ATGAGCTTGGAGCCGGACGACGAAGGTCCCGGCATGCATGAGCGGACGATGCTGGTGGACCTCCGCCAGCTCAAGCCGATGCGGCCCGCCCCGGTCGAACAGCCCCCCGAAGAGCCTGTCGCCGCCCCGGAGGCCGCTGAGGACCCGGACACCGTCGACCAGGTGGCTCGAGGATGGGAGCCGTTCACCTTCAAGGGCTTGGAGAAGGTGTCCAAGGCCCAGGGACAGCTAGCGCATCGGATGCGCTGGCTGACGCCCTCGGACGGGACGCTCTCCCAGATTTCCGCCCGGCTCAAGGGGCTCTTCGACGCAGAGGTGCGCCTGTCGCTGGAGTCCGTGCAGGTGCGGCCCATGGAGGAGCTGCGCCGCTTCCTCGGGGACCCCACGTTCCTCGCGGTGCTGGCGCCGGGCGCGCTCCAGGGGCGCGCGGTGCTGGAAGTGGAGCTGGCCCTGGCCCACACGGCGGTGGACCTGCTCCTGGGTGGCGCGGGCGAGACGGTGGGCCTGCGGCCTCTGACGGACATCGAAGAAGGGGTGATGGGGTACGTCATCCTGGAGTCGCTGCGGGTGCTGGTTCCCGCCCTTCAGGCGGGGGTGCCTCGGCCCAGGTTGGATGGCGTCGCCCGGGGCGTGGACGAGGTGTCCGCGCGCCTGGGGGATGATGCCCCCATGCTGACGGTGCACCTGAACGCCAACCTGGGGCCGCATGTCGGCATGGTGCGGCTGGTGGTGCCCTCGGCGGTGCTGGCGGCGGCGGAGCCGGCGGTGGCGAGCGTCCAGCGCAACGCGCTCAAGAAGGCGGACATGGCGGCGCACGCGGGGCGGCTGTCCGCGGTGCGAAGCTGGCTGCGGGCGGAGATTGGCACCGCGGAGCTGACCACCCACGACCTGGCGAGCCTTCGCGTCAAGGACGTCGTCCTCGTGGACGTCCTGTCGGCGCGGCCGGACCGGGGCGAGCCGGGCACGGCGCAGCTTCGCGTGGGCACCGGACGCGCCGGGCGCGCCGAGGCCGAGGTATTCGTCGACGAAGACGGCCACTACAAGGCCCGCATCGTCGACATCATCCCCGGGGAGCCGGGGAACCCGCGCTCGGCCACCGAGGAGGGTGGGGGACGGGATGAGGAAGAGGACTTCACCAATCCGGAGCTGGACGTTCCTCCGGAGCTCGAAGGGGCGCCCTTGGACGACGTGAACAAGCCGGATGGAAGCGACCTGCTGGGCGATTTGCCGCTGCAGATCGCGGTGGAGCTCGCGCGCATCCCCGTCACCGCCGAGCAGGTGGTGGGCATGCGGGCCGGCCAGGTCATCGAGCTGGGCCGTGGACCCGGCGAGCCGGTGGAGCTCTCCGTCAACGGCAAGGTGGTGGCCCGGGGTGAGCTGGTGGAGATGGAAGGCCAGCTGGGCGTCCGCGTCACGAACCTGGCGGGCTGA
- a CDS encoding flagellar biosynthetic protein FliR — protein MNAADLVSELAARTNFSAAIFTVALLMCRVMPVLIFSPFLGGEVVPTEMKMGIGLTLAMVLYPSIAGSVTTIPLSALPYIALMAKEVFIGFSMAFIVNGVFEAARVAGTLADTMAGSNNAQLYVPQLGQQVSLFSNLKVQMAVVLFLTLDGHHLVIQALADSLTTVPLDGFPRFTQGPWTFFDVLIRVFADMLRISLALAAPAVLATFLTDVALGAINRVAPQIQVFFISMSIKPLVGVLITFLVLGALLGRMQDELAIMLRTLRDALRLLA, from the coding sequence ATGAACGCCGCGGACCTCGTGTCCGAGCTGGCTGCTCGGACCAACTTCTCCGCCGCCATCTTCACGGTCGCCCTGCTGATGTGCCGGGTGATGCCGGTGCTCATCTTCAGCCCGTTCCTGGGCGGTGAGGTGGTGCCCACGGAGATGAAGATGGGCATCGGCCTGACGCTGGCCATGGTGCTCTATCCCTCCATCGCCGGCTCCGTCACCACCATCCCGCTGAGCGCGCTGCCCTACATCGCGCTGATGGCCAAGGAGGTCTTCATCGGCTTCTCCATGGCGTTCATCGTCAACGGGGTGTTCGAGGCGGCACGCGTCGCGGGCACCCTCGCGGACACCATGGCGGGCAGCAACAACGCCCAGCTCTACGTGCCGCAGCTCGGCCAGCAGGTGTCGCTGTTCTCCAACCTCAAGGTGCAGATGGCCGTGGTGCTGTTCCTCACCCTGGACGGGCACCACCTGGTCATCCAGGCGCTGGCGGACAGCCTGACCACGGTGCCCCTGGACGGCTTCCCGCGCTTCACGCAGGGCCCGTGGACCTTCTTCGACGTCCTGATTCGCGTCTTCGCGGACATGCTCCGCATCAGCCTGGCGCTGGCGGCTCCCGCCGTGCTGGCCACCTTCCTGACGGACGTGGCGCTGGGCGCCATCAACCGCGTGGCGCCGCAAATCCAGGTGTTCTTCATCTCCATGTCCATCAAGCCGCTCGTCGGCGTGCTCATCACCTTCCTGGTGCTGGGCGCGCTGCTGGGCCGCATGCAGGACGAACTGGCCATCATGCTGCGGACGCTCAGAGACGCGCTGCGGCTGCTGGCCTGA
- the sctU gene encoding type III secretion system export apparatus subunit SctU, with the protein MSDESGDKTEEPSQKKLDDSRKKGQVWKSKDLSGVAVLVVGLGALKASWDTVEEEMIKLFQFSFDHMARGEDLSDATGQLLYLGLRALLLVTLPVVAGSAVVGGLMEFLQVGSLFTMDPLMPKLDKLNPLAGLKNMFSKKSLVEMLKNLIKISVTAYVVYGVVRDAMPLVVETVRQDTRTIMVVMGELVTRVATRVALLFVLFGIFDVWWQRKSFMKDMMMTKDEVKKEYKESEGDPHHKAKRKELHHEIMEGAQMESVRDADVIVTNPDHVAVALKYDREKDGAPRVLAKGIDHKAERIKGIAREQDVPTLRNVPLAHALLRVEVGHEVPEELYDAVAEVLNFVYELKNGGQAPAARA; encoded by the coding sequence ATGTCGGATGAGAGTGGAGACAAAACAGAAGAACCGTCGCAGAAGAAGCTCGACGACTCTCGCAAGAAGGGTCAGGTCTGGAAGAGCAAGGACCTGAGCGGCGTGGCCGTGCTGGTGGTGGGGCTGGGGGCGCTGAAGGCCTCGTGGGACACCGTGGAAGAGGAGATGATCAAGCTCTTCCAGTTCAGCTTCGACCACATGGCGCGGGGAGAAGACCTGTCGGACGCCACGGGCCAGTTGCTCTACCTGGGGCTGCGGGCGCTGCTGCTGGTGACGTTGCCGGTGGTCGCGGGGAGCGCGGTGGTGGGCGGGTTGATGGAGTTCCTGCAGGTGGGCTCCCTGTTCACCATGGACCCGCTCATGCCCAAGCTGGACAAGCTCAACCCGCTGGCCGGGTTGAAGAACATGTTCAGCAAGAAGTCGCTGGTGGAGATGCTCAAGAACCTCATCAAGATCTCCGTCACGGCCTACGTCGTCTACGGCGTGGTGCGCGACGCGATGCCCTTGGTGGTGGAGACCGTCCGCCAGGACACGCGCACCATCATGGTCGTCATGGGGGAGCTGGTGACGCGCGTGGCGACCCGCGTCGCGCTGCTCTTCGTCCTCTTCGGCATCTTCGACGTCTGGTGGCAGCGCAAGTCCTTCATGAAGGACATGATGATGACGAAGGACGAGGTGAAGAAGGAGTACAAGGAGAGCGAAGGCGACCCGCACCACAAGGCCAAGCGCAAGGAGCTCCACCACGAAATCATGGAGGGTGCGCAGATGGAGTCCGTGCGGGACGCGGACGTCATCGTCACCAACCCGGACCACGTGGCCGTGGCGCTCAAGTACGACCGGGAGAAAGACGGCGCGCCCCGGGTGCTGGCCAAGGGAATCGACCACAAGGCCGAGCGCATCAAGGGCATCGCCCGCGAGCAGGATGTCCCCACGCTGCGCAATGTGCCCCTGGCGCACGCGCTCCTCCGGGTGGAGGTGGGACACGAGGTGCCCGAGGAGCTCTATGACGCGGTGGCCGAAGTCCTCAACTTCGTCTACGAGCTGAAGAACGGTGGCCAGGCGCCCGCGGCCCGCGCGTGA
- the sctR gene encoding type III secretion system export apparatus subunit SctR translates to MNAQAPARSRLPRVPPWLFAAAASLHPFIALADKKRPAMVPEAVANEAVSSDSFTSRPLILILALAAMGLVPFALMMVTSFVKISVVLSIVRSALGTQQIPPTQVITGLAVILTVYIMAPVGTAMYRAAEIDVWAKGPGVFSSSTVGSLLEGANKSKEPLRAWLMKKVTVKDRSLFYNLAKKMRQGEDRDSVQSQDFMVIVPAFVVSELKEAFQIGFLLFVPFIVIDMVVANILLALGMHMLSPTTISMPFKLLLFVLVDGWYLIAKGLVVGYL, encoded by the coding sequence GTGAACGCCCAAGCTCCCGCCCGCTCCCGCCTCCCACGCGTCCCGCCCTGGCTGTTCGCGGCTGCCGCGTCGCTGCACCCCTTCATCGCGCTCGCGGACAAGAAGCGCCCCGCGATGGTCCCGGAGGCCGTGGCCAATGAGGCGGTGAGCAGCGACTCGTTCACCTCGCGCCCGCTCATCCTCATTCTCGCGCTGGCGGCCATGGGCCTGGTGCCCTTCGCGCTGATGATGGTGACGAGCTTCGTGAAGATTTCGGTGGTGCTCTCCATCGTCCGCTCGGCGCTGGGCACCCAGCAGATTCCGCCCACCCAGGTGATTACCGGGCTGGCCGTCATCCTCACCGTCTACATCATGGCCCCCGTGGGCACGGCCATGTACCGGGCGGCGGAGATCGACGTCTGGGCGAAGGGGCCGGGCGTCTTCTCCTCGTCCACGGTGGGCTCGCTGCTCGAGGGCGCCAACAAGTCCAAGGAGCCGCTGCGCGCGTGGCTGATGAAGAAGGTGACGGTGAAGGACCGCTCGCTCTTCTACAACCTGGCCAAGAAGATGCGGCAGGGCGAGGACCGGGACTCGGTGCAGAGCCAGGACTTCATGGTCATCGTCCCGGCCTTCGTCGTCTCCGAATTGAAGGAGGCCTTCCAGATTGGCTTCCTGCTCTTCGTCCCCTTCATCGTCATCGACATGGTGGTGGCCAACATCCTCCTGGCGCTGGGCATGCACATGCTGTCGCCCACCACCATCTCCATGCCCTTCAAGCTGCTCCTCTTCGTCCTGGTGGATGGCTGGTACCTCATCGCCAAGGGCCTGGTCGTCGGCTACCTGTAG
- the fliQ gene encoding flagellar biosynthesis protein FliQ: MNQLTFITQEALFLVLVVSAPPVLMSLLVGFIISLFQATTQIQEQTLTFAPKVIIVFGVLAMTGPWIGSQLMRFTFHVFDRFPALIK; this comes from the coding sequence ATGAACCAGCTCACGTTCATCACTCAGGAGGCGCTGTTCCTGGTGCTCGTGGTGTCGGCCCCGCCGGTGCTGATGAGCCTCCTGGTGGGCTTCATCATCTCGCTGTTCCAGGCCACCACTCAGATTCAGGAGCAGACGCTCACCTTCGCGCCCAAGGTCATCATCGTCTTCGGCGTGCTGGCCATGACGGGACCGTGGATTGGAAGCCAGTTGATGCGCTTCACCTTCCACGTCTTCGACCGGTTTCCCGCGCTCATCAAATGA
- a CDS encoding FliO/MopB family protein produces the protein MAVLRNPLIRLSLGATLVLSPLTVLAQAPAVPTPGAAPVPAPVVVPPGDATPPPASAQAPTAAQASGAPATKPPSEEPQWEDPLAGTAAATEEPESMGWMLLRTVLVLGAVVASIYLTLNVGLRRLMGLQGASSGRQMVVSVVERLPLDPKRQLFVVKAADEYLLVGGGESGLQLLSKLDTEAVERIRAQRPQTNVVPLSPFLQKLLSRRSGGSSSQPPGA, from the coding sequence ATGGCAGTCCTTCGTAACCCCCTCATCCGCCTGTCCCTGGGCGCCACGCTGGTGCTCTCACCGCTCACCGTGCTGGCCCAGGCTCCCGCCGTGCCCACGCCGGGCGCCGCGCCTGTGCCCGCCCCCGTCGTGGTGCCACCAGGCGACGCGACGCCACCCCCCGCGTCCGCCCAGGCCCCCACGGCCGCCCAGGCGTCGGGGGCGCCCGCCACGAAGCCTCCGAGCGAAGAGCCCCAGTGGGAGGACCCCCTGGCCGGGACGGCGGCGGCGACGGAAGAGCCTGAGAGCATGGGGTGGATGCTCCTGCGGACGGTGCTGGTGCTGGGGGCGGTGGTGGCCTCCATCTACCTGACGTTGAACGTGGGGTTGCGGCGGCTGATGGGGCTCCAAGGGGCCTCGTCGGGGCGGCAGATGGTGGTGTCGGTGGTGGAGCGGCTGCCGCTGGACCCGAAGCGGCAGCTGTTCGTGGTGAAGGCCGCGGACGAGTACCTGCTGGTGGGCGGCGGCGAGTCGGGCCTGCAGTTGCTGTCGAAGCTGGACACGGAGGCGGTGGAGCGCATTCGCGCGCAGCGCCCGCAAACGAACGTGGTACCCCTCAGCCCTTTTCTCCAGAAGCTTCTTTCCCGCCGCTCCGGGGGCTCGTCGTCCCAGCCCCCCGGCGCCTGA
- a CDS encoding flagellar hook-length control protein FliK yields the protein MSRVDDDREAARLAERIMQEKKIAEGQAKKRQEGASAFQKLMQPQAQPQATAPAPAPQTPGAFARQVLAKATQQGKAFGEQAQQPRADGNPGGLAQTQRRADTGAAEGRSGSRAADSKEEKRTSETRDKDLSKAETALGQVNAEKGAVLRAENDASGGKGSGGGGKDKKEGGGGAEMAPGFRFNPALMAPVPVAKPKDTAGSERLRAMASEIAQKIVERVRVGTNAAGLAEFQIDLRGDVLSGLSIKVSARNGKISATFSGTNRDVLKMLEEQSEGLRTALGGRGLKLETVRFEAKT from the coding sequence ATGAGCCGAGTCGACGACGACCGTGAAGCAGCGCGCCTGGCCGAGCGCATCATGCAGGAGAAGAAGATCGCCGAGGGCCAGGCGAAGAAGCGCCAGGAGGGCGCGTCCGCCTTCCAGAAGCTGATGCAGCCCCAGGCACAGCCGCAGGCGACGGCGCCGGCTCCCGCGCCCCAGACGCCCGGCGCCTTCGCCCGTCAGGTGCTGGCCAAGGCCACCCAGCAGGGGAAGGCCTTCGGTGAGCAGGCCCAGCAGCCGCGCGCGGATGGAAACCCGGGGGGACTGGCCCAGACGCAGCGCCGGGCGGACACGGGCGCGGCGGAAGGCCGCTCCGGCTCGCGCGCCGCGGATTCGAAGGAAGAGAAGCGCACCTCCGAGACGCGGGACAAGGACCTGAGCAAGGCCGAGACCGCGCTGGGACAGGTCAACGCCGAGAAGGGCGCGGTCCTTCGGGCCGAGAACGACGCGAGCGGCGGCAAGGGCAGCGGGGGCGGTGGCAAGGACAAGAAGGAGGGCGGTGGCGGCGCGGAGATGGCGCCGGGCTTCCGCTTCAACCCCGCGCTGATGGCGCCGGTTCCGGTGGCCAAGCCCAAGGACACCGCGGGCTCCGAGCGCCTGCGCGCCATGGCCAGCGAGATTGCCCAGAAGATTGTCGAGCGCGTGCGCGTGGGCACCAACGCCGCGGGCCTGGCCGAGTTCCAGATCGACCTGCGCGGCGACGTGCTCAGCGGTCTGTCCATCAAGGTCAGCGCGAGGAACGGGAAGATTTCGGCCACCTTCAGCGGCACCAACCGCGACGTGCTGAAGATGCTCGAGGAGCAGAGTGAAGGGCTGCGCACCGCGCTGGGAGGCCGTGGCCTGAAGCTGGAGACGGTCCGCTTCGAGGCCAAGACATGA